In Primulina eburnea isolate SZY01 chromosome 3, ASM2296580v1, whole genome shotgun sequence, one DNA window encodes the following:
- the LOC140825308 gene encoding LOW QUALITY PROTEIN: protein STRUBBELIG-RECEPTOR FAMILY 2-like (The sequence of the model RefSeq protein was modified relative to this genomic sequence to represent the inferred CDS: substituted 1 base at 1 genomic stop codon), whose amino-acid sequence MTKQWWCLIAIVSLTSLVLQAFAITDETDVQALRDLYRSLNSPVQLQRWKLEGGDPCGELWTGVSCFMSSVIHLDLKGLGLAGNLGFQLSNLRNLKQLDLSSNNINSEIPYDLPLNLTHLNLAGNKFSQSIPYSLDLMKNLRHLNVSHNALSGALGNVFSGLYSLFHFAQNKIXTRDLSFNNFTGDLPTSFKSLSNLTGLFLQGNHFTGSVIFLANLPLYDLNIEDNHFSGIIPEKFQSIHNLWIGGNKFDKETNYPPWNFPDTIPTEQNISSPPVTNLTDFESHPAHIESGHSKKRPSPSGIVMLVGGGTLIAVFAALFVVVRNHRSREKAVGETEICEGSTRNRAICTVQGMDLWSMAAEDSPHISGFSSSPLITPSRQPPIRTKTMKVPKRKSYSGRKIPITAKVYSLGELQIATNSFSEENLLGEGSLGSVYRAEFPDGTILAVKIISMVSLSIVEEEQFLDVIRNASRLKHPNIVTLFGYCMEHGQHLLVYEYIRNLCLEDALHCVTYKPLSWGLRLQISLGISQALNYMHSSCVPPVAHSNLKAANILLDETLKPHVCDCGLAILRPLTSNSVKLKASEMAISDSGYIAPEHAQPGICDTKADVYAFGVLLLELLTGRRPFDNSRSRSEKSLVRWASSRLHDNASLEEMIHPSILRTMSSKPLSRFADIVSACIQPEKEFRPQMSEIVKSLTCLVQKPGSIDGTIEADSLERSFRSTNTRFFGSPAISYYSV is encoded by the exons ATGACTAAACAGTGGTGGTGTCTGATTGCGATAGTATCCCTGACAAGTCTCGTGTTACAAGCCTTTGCCATCACAGATGAAACTGATG TTCAAGCTCTTCGAGATCTGTACAGGTCCCTCAACAGCCCAGTGCAGCTGCAAAGATGGAAATTAGAGGGCGGAGACCCTTGCGGCGAATTATGGACTGGAGTTTCATGCTTCATGTCATCAGTGATCCACCT GGATCTTAAAGGGCTAGGCCTAGCTGGGAATCTCGGGTTTCAGCTCTCTAATCTGAGAAATCTGAAGCAGCT GGACCTCAGCTCAAATAACATCAATAGCGAAATACCTTATGATTTACCTCTTAATCTAACACACCT AAACTTGGCaggaaataaatttagtcaaaGCATTCCATACTCCTTGGATTTAATGAAGAATCTTAGGCATCT CAATGTGAGCCATAATGCGCTATCTGGAGCTTTGGGAAATGTATTTAGTGGCC TATATTCCCTGTTCCATTTTGCTCAGAATAAGATTTAAACCAGGGATTTGTCATTCAACAACTTCACTGGAGATCTCCCTACCTCCTTCAAATCTTTGTCTAACCTGACAGGATT GTTCTTGCAGGGAAATCACTTTACCGGATCAGTAATTTTCTTGGCCAATCTCCCACTTTATGACTT GAATATTGAAGACAACCATTTTAGTGGTATTATTCCAGAAAAGTTTCAATCAATACACAACTTATG GATTGGGGGTAACAAGTTTGACAAAGAAACAAACTATCCACCCTGGAACTTTCCCGATACTATTCCCACAGAGCAGAATATCAGCAGTCCACCAGTAACAAATTTAACAGATTTTGAGAGCCATCCTGCTCATATAGAATCAGGCCACAGCAAGAAAAGACCAAGCCCATCTGGAATAGTTATGTTGGTTGGTGGAGGCACACTCATTGCAGTATTTGCTGCTCTTTTTGTTGTAGTTCGCAATCATCGATCACGTGAGAAAGCAGTTGGAGAGACAGAGATCTGTGAAGGTTCCACGAGAAATAGAGCTATTTGCACAGTCCAAG GCATGGATTTGTGGTCAATGGCTGCAGAGGACAGCCCACATATATCAGGATTCAGCTCCTCCCCTTTGATTACCCCCTCACGTCAGCCTCCTATTCGAACTAAAACCATGAAAGTGCCAAAGAGAAAAAGCTACTCGGGTAGAAAGATTCCTATTACAGCAAAAGTTTACAGTCTAGGAGAGCTCCAAATAGCAACCAACAGCTTCAGTGAAGAAAACCTTCTTGGAGAGGGATCTCTTGGTTCTGTATACCGAGCAGAGTTTCCAGATGGCACG ATTTTGGCTGTCAAAATCATTAGCATGGTATCTCTATCCATCGTCGAAGAAGAACAGTTCTTGGATGTGATTCGAAATGCATCAAGATTGAAGCACCCTAACATTGTGACACTTTTTGGATACTGTATGGAGCATGGCCAACATCTCCTTGTGTACGAATATATTAGGAATTTGTGCCTTGAAGATGCTTTACACTGCGTCACATACAAACCATTATCTTGGGGTCTACGCCTACAAATCTCTCTTGGCATTTCTCAGGCATTGAA TTACATGCATTCATCCTGCGTGCCTCCCGTTGCCCACAGTAACTTAAAGGCTGCAAATATCTTACTTGATGAAACACTTAAGCCCCATGTTTGTGATTGCGGGCTGGCTATCTTGAGACCCTTGACGAGCAACAGTGTGAAGCTCAAG GCTTCAGAAATGGCTATTTCTGATAGTGGCTATATCGCACCGGAACATGCTCAACCTGGAATTTGCGATACAAAGGCTGATGTCTATGCCTTCGGAGTGTTGCTTTTAGAGCTTTTAACAGGAAGGAGGCCTTTTGACAA CTCAAGATCAAGATCAGAAAAATCATTGGTGAGATGGGCTTCCTCCAGGCTTCATGACAACGCATCTTTGGAAGAGATGATCCATCCATCCATCTTGCGAACCATGTCCTCGAAACCTCTTTCACGTTTTGCGGACATTGTCTCTGCCTGCATTCAG CCTGAGAAGGAATTTAGGCCACAAATGTCTGAAATCGTCAAGTCCCTGACGTGCCTTGTGCAAAAGCCAGGTAGCATAGATGGGACCATTGAAGCAGATTCTTTGGAGCGATCGTTCCGCTCAACCAACACCCGATTCTTTGGATCACCAGCTATCAGCTACTATTCTGTCTAG